From a region of the Qipengyuania spongiae genome:
- a CDS encoding FAD-dependent oxidoreductase — translation MRLERREFIAGAAVTMLAACTGIPVAPASKPPVGLHLNRLKFDPARLMRISVCARPFRPAGPRLEAEPFGDKTVIHNYGHGGSGWSLSWGCAEEAARLARQTGAGRFAVLGAGAIGMTTALALIDTGAEVTIYAREFLPDSRSARATGVWSPSSRIALEDAVEPGFAERWEAWTRRSHTVHQQMIGLAGDPVEYVPQYNVAGGDAPQSRASRDFLHLNRRVRDLTPDWGAVEGVANPFPGRFVRGGEAMIFNVSEYADRLMRLFLLKGGRMEKRSFLDRAAALALNEPVVVNCLGYGARKVWGDPDLVPVRGQIAWLVPQPEARYALYYDQVQAISRRDGLIVQILGPNDEFGYGVADETPDRTEAERALARLNALYE, via the coding sequence ATGAGGCTGGAACGCCGCGAGTTCATTGCCGGTGCGGCCGTCACCATGCTGGCGGCTTGCACCGGCATTCCGGTCGCTCCGGCGTCGAAGCCGCCGGTCGGCCTGCATCTGAACAGGCTGAAGTTCGATCCGGCGCGGCTGATGCGGATTTCGGTGTGCGCGCGCCCTTTCCGCCCGGCCGGCCCGCGCCTCGAGGCCGAACCCTTCGGTGACAAGACCGTGATCCACAATTACGGACACGGCGGGTCGGGCTGGTCGCTCTCCTGGGGCTGCGCAGAGGAGGCAGCTCGGCTGGCCCGCCAGACGGGCGCAGGTCGTTTCGCGGTACTCGGGGCGGGTGCGATCGGAATGACGACCGCGCTGGCACTGATCGATACCGGGGCCGAGGTGACGATCTATGCGCGCGAGTTCCTTCCGGATTCGCGATCCGCGCGCGCGACGGGAGTGTGGTCGCCGAGCAGCCGCATAGCGCTCGAGGACGCCGTCGAACCCGGTTTCGCCGAGCGGTGGGAGGCATGGACTCGCCGCTCTCACACGGTGCATCAACAGATGATCGGCCTTGCCGGCGACCCGGTCGAGTACGTGCCGCAATACAACGTGGCTGGCGGGGATGCCCCGCAATCGCGTGCGAGCCGGGACTTCCTGCATCTCAATCGCCGTGTTCGCGATCTGACGCCCGACTGGGGCGCGGTGGAGGGCGTCGCCAATCCTTTCCCCGGGCGCTTCGTCAGAGGCGGGGAGGCGATGATCTTCAACGTTTCGGAATATGCCGACCGCTTGATGAGGCTGTTTCTGCTCAAGGGCGGGCGGATGGAGAAACGCAGCTTTCTCGACCGGGCGGCCGCCCTCGCATTGAACGAGCCGGTCGTCGTGAATTGTCTCGGCTACGGAGCGAGGAAGGTTTGGGGCGATCCCGATCTCGTGCCGGTTCGCGGCCAGATCGCGTGGCTCGTTCCTCAACCCGAAGCGCGCTACGCCCTGTATTACGACCAGGTGCAGGCGATCTCGCGCCGGGACGGCCTGATCGTGCAGATACTCGGCCCGAACGACGAATTCGGCTATGGCGTCGCCGACGAGACGCCCGACCGCACAGAGGCGGAACGGGCGCTCGCGAGGCTTAACGCACTTTACGAGTAG
- the cysK gene encoding cysteine synthase A, whose protein sequence is MRAANVLETIGRTPHIRLSRLFPDHEVWIKSERANPGGSIKDRIALAMVEDAEKEGKLKPGGTIIEPTSGNTGIGLAMVAAVKGYKLVLCMPESMSIERRRLMLAYGAEFDLTPKEGGMGAAISRAKELVEQTEGAWMPSQFDNESNWKVHARTTAQEILDDFRDAPFDMLITGVGTGGHLTGCAEELKKAWSELKAFAVEPTGSPVISGGEPGPHPIQGIGAGFIPDNLHTGSIDGAVKVDPADAKEMARRSAAEEGLLVGISSGATLAAIAQKLKECEKGTKVLGFNYDTGERYLSVPEFLPES, encoded by the coding sequence ATGAGAGCCGCCAACGTCCTCGAAACCATCGGCCGGACGCCGCATATCCGCCTTTCTCGCCTGTTCCCGGACCACGAAGTCTGGATCAAGTCCGAACGGGCCAATCCCGGCGGTTCGATCAAGGACCGTATCGCCCTCGCCATGGTCGAGGATGCCGAGAAGGAAGGTAAGCTCAAGCCCGGCGGAACGATCATCGAGCCGACCAGCGGCAACACCGGGATCGGTCTGGCCATGGTGGCCGCGGTGAAAGGCTACAAGCTGGTGCTGTGCATGCCCGAAAGCATGTCGATCGAACGGCGGCGCTTGATGCTGGCCTACGGCGCCGAGTTCGACTTGACGCCGAAGGAAGGCGGCATGGGCGCCGCGATCTCGCGTGCGAAGGAATTGGTCGAACAGACCGAAGGTGCCTGGATGCCGAGCCAGTTCGACAATGAATCGAACTGGAAGGTTCATGCTCGGACGACTGCGCAGGAGATTCTCGACGACTTTCGCGATGCGCCCTTCGACATGCTCATCACCGGCGTTGGCACCGGGGGGCACCTTACCGGCTGCGCCGAGGAACTGAAGAAGGCGTGGAGCGAATTGAAGGCATTTGCGGTCGAGCCGACCGGGTCTCCGGTCATCTCCGGGGGCGAGCCCGGCCCTCACCCGATACAGGGGATTGGCGCCGGGTTCATTCCCGACAATCTCCACACTGGCTCGATCGACGGGGCGGTCAAGGTCGACCCTGCCGATGCGAAGGAAATGGCGCGGCGCTCGGCGGCGGAAGAGGGGCTGCTCGTGGGCATTTCGAGCGGAGCGACGCTTGCCGCCATCGCTCAGAAGCTGAAGGAATGCGAGAAGGGTACGAAGGTGCTGGGATTCAATTACGACACCGGCGAGCGTTATCTTTCGGTCCCGGAATTCCTGCCGGAAAGCTGA
- a CDS encoding MFS transporter, with protein MVVGQYAMILIIGWQTYTISRESGMDAFAASGQLALIGLLQFLPLFVLSPFSGLAADRFNRKTVARLTILLQLIGASILAWLTWTGELRITSLFAVAVLLGVVRAFNGPALSALAPNLVPKPILPNAIALSSIAWQTGMIIGPAVGGYAYDAAPALPYAISTVLFLVAILAISTIGKVPRSPITGAQRPIGQVIDGWRYVVRNKMVLGAITLDLMAVFLAGATALFPPFAYDILQVGETGLAQLAAAPAVGAAITAAWFSFRPLKSDVGPKMLWAVAVFGVATIVFGLSRFMPLSLAMLVIVGAADMFSVYIRQSLIQLHTPDDKRGRVSSASLLTISASNEGGDAFSGFLASVFGPAIAVIAGGIGAIVTVAMWSRIFPVLRTTRTFDPPDELLKETPEEILQERIP; from the coding sequence ATGGTGGTCGGACAGTATGCGATGATCCTCATCATCGGGTGGCAGACCTACACGATATCGCGCGAGAGCGGGATGGATGCCTTCGCCGCGTCCGGACAGCTGGCGCTGATCGGGCTGCTCCAGTTCCTGCCCCTGTTCGTGCTGTCGCCTTTTTCCGGGCTCGCAGCGGACCGTTTCAACCGCAAGACCGTCGCTCGGCTGACCATCCTGCTGCAACTGATCGGCGCGTCTATCCTAGCTTGGCTGACTTGGACGGGCGAGTTGCGGATCACCTCGCTCTTCGCAGTCGCCGTGCTGCTTGGTGTAGTCCGGGCATTCAACGGGCCTGCGCTTTCGGCGCTCGCGCCAAACCTGGTGCCCAAGCCGATCCTGCCGAACGCTATCGCACTATCCTCGATCGCCTGGCAAACGGGCATGATCATCGGTCCGGCGGTCGGAGGCTACGCCTACGACGCAGCTCCGGCCCTTCCCTATGCAATCTCTACCGTTCTGTTCCTCGTCGCGATCCTCGCCATCAGCACGATCGGCAAGGTTCCACGCTCGCCCATCACAGGCGCGCAGCGTCCGATCGGGCAGGTGATCGATGGCTGGCGCTACGTGGTCCGCAACAAGATGGTGCTCGGAGCCATCACACTCGACCTGATGGCGGTTTTCCTCGCCGGCGCTACGGCACTGTTCCCACCCTTCGCCTACGATATTCTTCAGGTCGGCGAGACCGGCCTCGCACAGCTCGCGGCCGCCCCGGCGGTGGGCGCGGCGATCACCGCTGCCTGGTTCAGCTTTCGCCCGCTCAAAAGCGATGTCGGCCCCAAGATGTTGTGGGCGGTCGCGGTGTTCGGGGTGGCGACCATCGTCTTCGGCCTGTCGCGTTTCATGCCGCTCAGTCTCGCCATGCTGGTGATCGTAGGCGCGGCAGACATGTTCAGCGTCTATATCCGCCAGTCGCTCATCCAATTGCACACGCCCGACGACAAGCGGGGCCGCGTTTCATCCGCCAGCCTGCTTACCATCAGTGCCTCGAACGAGGGCGGCGATGCGTTTTCGGGCTTTCTGGCCAGCGTCTTCGGCCCGGCGATTGCCGTGATTGCGGGCGGGATCGGCGCGATCGTCACAGTCGCGATGTGGTCGCGGATTTTCCCGGTTCTGCGAACGACCCGGACCTTCGACCCGCCTGATGAATTGTTGAAAGAGACACCCGAAGAAATTCTGCAGGAGCGCATACCATGA
- a CDS encoding PilZ domain-containing protein, translating into MSAGAQLSVTDQRRLARHPIDHRVIAEHFRHGDARMHIANISANGFMIDDARDLVRGDRVIVRLPVIGRIEAYCIWIRDNRAGFQFERIIRVDDFLAMIDTLQPNPRLRRSR; encoded by the coding sequence ATGTCCGCGGGAGCCCAGCTCAGCGTCACCGATCAGCGCCGCCTTGCGCGCCATCCGATCGACCATCGGGTGATTGCCGAACATTTCCGGCATGGCGATGCACGAATGCACATCGCCAATATCTCGGCGAACGGCTTCATGATCGACGATGCGCGGGACCTGGTGCGCGGTGATCGTGTCATCGTGCGGCTGCCCGTGATCGGACGGATCGAGGCCTATTGCATCTGGATTCGCGACAATCGCGCGGGATTCCAGTTCGAACGGATCATTCGCGTCGACGATTTCCTGGCGATGATCGACACATTGCAGCCCAATCCGCGCCTGCGCCGCTCGCGCTGA
- the tyrS gene encoding tyrosine--tRNA ligase translates to MSDYRSDLMRVLETRGYIHQTTDAEGLDALAAKEIVPGYIGFDPTAPSLHVGSMVQIMLLRRMQQTGHKPIVLMGGGTGKIGDPSFKDEARSLMDDTRIAANVASIRTVFERFLTFGDGPTDAVMVDNAEWLDRLEYIPFLREVGQHFSVNRMLSFDSVKLRLDREQSLSFLEFNYMILQAYDFRELSDRLGCRLQMGGSDQWGNIVNGIELTRRMDGREVYGVTTPLLTTADGGKMGKTANGAVWLNEDQLGSYDFWQYWRNVDDRDVARFLRLFTDLPLDEIARLERLQGSEINDAKIVLANEVTKLVRGEEAARLAEATARDTFAGGGLGEDLPILSLGKEGIRVAAALTELGFTASNKEAKRKLAEGAVRLDDRVLSDPAEILLLEAGEEARLSLGRKKHAVLRP, encoded by the coding sequence ATGAGCGACTACAGATCCGACCTGATGCGCGTGCTGGAGACGCGCGGCTATATCCACCAGACCACCGACGCGGAAGGGCTCGACGCGCTCGCCGCGAAGGAAATCGTCCCAGGATATATCGGCTTCGATCCGACCGCGCCCAGCCTCCATGTCGGCTCCATGGTACAGATCATGCTCCTGCGCCGGATGCAGCAGACCGGGCACAAGCCGATCGTGCTGATGGGCGGCGGCACCGGCAAGATCGGCGATCCCAGCTTCAAGGACGAGGCGCGCAGTCTGATGGACGATACGCGCATCGCCGCCAATGTCGCCTCGATCCGTACCGTGTTCGAGCGCTTCCTCACCTTCGGCGACGGGCCGACCGACGCGGTCATGGTCGACAACGCCGAATGGCTCGACCGGCTCGAATATATCCCGTTCCTGCGCGAGGTAGGCCAGCATTTTTCGGTGAACCGGATGCTCAGCTTCGATTCGGTGAAACTGCGGCTCGACCGCGAGCAATCGCTGAGCTTCCTCGAATTCAATTACATGATCCTTCAGGCCTACGATTTCCGCGAACTCAGCGATCGTCTCGGCTGTCGCTTGCAGATGGGCGGGAGCGATCAGTGGGGCAATATCGTCAACGGGATCGAACTCACGCGTCGGATGGACGGGCGCGAGGTCTATGGTGTCACTACACCCCTGCTGACGACGGCGGACGGCGGAAAAATGGGCAAGACCGCCAACGGCGCGGTGTGGCTCAACGAGGACCAGCTCGGCTCCTACGATTTCTGGCAATACTGGCGCAATGTCGACGACCGCGACGTTGCGCGCTTCCTGCGGCTGTTCACCGACCTGCCGCTCGACGAGATCGCACGGCTCGAACGGCTCCAGGGCTCCGAGATCAACGATGCCAAGATCGTTCTGGCGAACGAGGTCACCAAACTCGTTCGCGGCGAAGAAGCGGCCCGTCTCGCCGAAGCAACAGCGCGCGACACCTTCGCCGGAGGCGGTCTGGGCGAGGATCTTCCCATTCTCTCGCTCGGCAAGGAAGGCATACGCGTCGCCGCCGCTCTGACCGAGCTCGGCTTCACCGCATCGAACAAGGAAGCCAAGCGCAAGCTGGCCGAAGGCGCGGTCAGGCTCGACGACCGCGTGCTGTCCGATCCGGCCGAGATCCTGCTGCTCGAAGCGGGGGAAGAGGCGCGGCTAAGCCTGGGCCGAAAGAAACACGCCGTTCTTCGTCCCTGA
- a CDS encoding DOMON-like domain-containing protein, protein MQTHELIAHPDHPPVAVKGIVAKAWWDGPHWLRLRWRVDGTSQIVLPPFAGRRRADGLWRTTCFELFVTAADGEGYSEFNFSPSNAWAAYDFDRYRAGMNERIVDRSPVGTWRGGRSAQGIFDGALPRRAVPDATRFGMNAVIEEIGGTKSYWAIRHPPGRPDFHHADCFDGQFPPPVPA, encoded by the coding sequence GTGCAAACGCACGAATTGATCGCCCACCCGGACCATCCGCCGGTCGCGGTAAAAGGGATCGTCGCGAAGGCGTGGTGGGACGGGCCGCACTGGCTGAGGCTGCGCTGGCGGGTCGATGGCACCTCGCAGATCGTCCTCCCGCCTTTCGCGGGGCGGCGCCGGGCCGACGGTCTGTGGCGGACGACATGCTTCGAGCTGTTCGTCACAGCGGCGGACGGCGAAGGCTACAGCGAGTTCAATTTTTCGCCATCGAACGCCTGGGCCGCCTATGATTTCGACCGTTATCGTGCGGGAATGAACGAGCGGATAGTCGATCGTTCACCCGTCGGTACATGGCGGGGAGGGCGATCTGCGCAGGGCATTTTCGACGGTGCACTGCCACGCAGAGCCGTGCCGGACGCGACACGCTTCGGAATGAACGCAGTCATCGAAGAGATAGGTGGCACCAAGTCGTACTGGGCAATCCGACATCCGCCCGGTCGGCCCGATTTCCACCATGCGGATTGCTTTGACGGCCAATTCCCGCCACCAGTCCCGGCATGA